DNA sequence from the Gemmatimonadetes bacterium SCN 70-22 genome:
CTACCGCCAGCGCTCCAGCTGCGTCCCCTGCGCAGTGTCCTTCACCACGAAACCCGCCCCCTCCACCTCCGCCCGGATCGCGTCCGACGTCGCAAAGTCCCGCCGCGCCCGCGCCGCCAGACGCTCCTGCAACCGCCCCACCGCCCACGTCATCCGTTCACGCTCCGACGCCCCCACCCCCTCCAGCGCCGCCACCTCCGGCTCCACCCGCGACGCCCCCACCACCACCCGCGTCGCCCGCGGCTGGATGTCCAGCACCGAATCCATCAGCCCGAAGACCCGCCGCGCCTCGGCCAGCGCCGGCGTATCCCCCCCCCTCCGGTCGAGCTCGGCATTGGCCCGCTGCAAGAAGGTGAACAGCGCCGCCACCGCCTCGGGGGCGTTCAGGTCGTCCCGCAGTGCCCCCCGGAACGCGCCCTCCCCTTCCCGCGCCGCCTCCGCCAGCTCCAGCGTCCCCCCCCGCGCCGTCTCCAGGCGGTGGGCCAGCTCCCCCACCCGGCGCACCGCCTCGAGCGAGGCCTCGAGCCCTGCCCCCGACAGGTTCATCTGCTTCCGGTAATGCGTCGAGAAGACGAAGTGCCGGAGTGCCGCCGCCGACACCCCCCGCTCCCGCAGGTCCTTCACCGTCGTGATGTTCCCCAGCCGCTTCGACATCTTGGTCCCGTCGATCTGGAGGAACTCCCCGTGGCACCAGAAGCGGGAAAACGTCTTCCCGGTCGCCGCCTCGGACTGCGCGATCTCGTCCTCGTGGTGCGGAAAGACCAGGTCGATCCCGCCACAATGGATGTCCAGCGTCT
Encoded proteins:
- a CDS encoding cysteine--tRNA ligase, encoding MSEFRLYNTMSRTVEPFQPLDGETVRFYSCGPTVYDPAHVGNFRTFLFNDLLRRALRLEGWKVVQVQNLTDVDDKIIRRAEATGKTIAEVTEPVTEIFHADRRYLRIEDAEAYPKATTHIPEMIALVQRLLDKGVAYKAEDGSIYFAIDRFPGYGKLSRLDAREVRSGARVAQDDYTKENAQDFALWKAAKPEDEVTGAAWDAPFGRGRPGWHLECSAMAMKYLGETLDIHCGGIDLVFPHHEDEIAQSEAATGKTFSRFWCHGEFLQIDGTKMSKRLGNITTVKDLRERGVSAAALRHFVFSTHYRKQMNLSGAGLEASLEAVRRVGELAHRLETARGGTLELAEAAREGEGAFRGALRDDLNAPEAVAALFTFLQRANAELDRRGGDTPALAEARRVFGLMDSVLDIQPRATRVVVGASRVEPEVAALEGVGASERERMTWAVGRLQERLAARARRDFATSDAIRAEVEGAGFVVKDTAQGTQLERWR